TGTCGCGCGTGAGCTCGACGTCCTCGAGGCCGTCCTGGTCCTTGAGGATCTTCACGATGCGGTCGAACGTTGACTCTGCCATGGTGCTCTCCTTTTTCCGGCGCCCGCAGGCGCTGTTTACCAGCTGTTATATAAGCCCGCAGATGCGGGATGGTTCACTGTCAGGCACGCGCGGGCGCCGCTTCCCTCCCGGGTGGTCCCCAGCGCAGGAGGCAGCTCCCGACGTCCAGGCCTGCCCCGAAGCCTACGAGGGCCACGAGGTCGCCGTCAGCAAGCTCCCCCGCCGAGCTCAGCCGGTCGAGCGCGAGCGGGATGCAGGCGCTCGAGATGTTGCCCGTCTCGGCCAGGGTATGGGCCACACGCGCGCCATCGATGCCGAGGCGCGTCACGGCCGCGTCGAGAATCCGACGATTGGCCTGGTGGAAGACGAAGTGGTCGATGTCATCGAGCCCGATGCCGGCCTCCTCGGCCAGACCGCGCGTCGCGTCGACGATCGCGTTCACGCCGAACTTGAAGACGCGCCTCCCTGCCATCGAGAGGAACGGGTCCGTCGCAGGACCCTCGTAGAAGGGGCTCGTGCCGGCGAGCCCTGGCACGTCGAGGGCCGCAGCGTCACCGGAGGTGGCAAGCTTGAGCGCAAGCGGGCTCTCGCCGCCGGCCCCGAGCACCGCGGCCGCCGCGCCGTCGCCGAAGAGGACGCAGGTCGCGCGGTCGGACCAGTCAAGGTAGCGCGAGCAGCGCTCGGCCGAGACCACGAGGATCCGCTCGGCGCGCCCGCGGCAGAAGGTGCCGTCGGCGACATCGAGCGCGAAGACGAACCCCGCACAGGCCGCCGAGATGTCATAGGCAGGGCAGGTGGCCCCGATGCGCTCCTGGATGACGCAGGCCTCGGCCGGCATCAGGTGGTCAGCGCTCGTGGTCGAGCAGATGAGGAGGTCGAGGTCGGACGCCTCGACGCCGGCGTCGGCCAGCGCGCGCTCGGCGGCACCCACCGCGAGGTCGTCGAGGGTCTCTGTGGTGCAGACGCGACGCGCGTGGATGCCGGTGCGCTCGCGGATCCACTCGTCCGACGTGTCGAGGAAGGCCGAGAGCTCGTCGTTGGTGACGGAGCGCGCGGGAAGGTAGCTGCCGGTACCCATGATGTGGAACGACATCGCGCTATGCCTCCCTGGCTTCTGCATAGAAGTGCTCCAGGCGACGGATGCCCTCGAGCAGGATCTCGCGCTCCTCGGACGTCATGTCACCGGCCACGGCCTCGGCCATGTGCTGGTGGAAGATGGCGTGGAGCCTGAAGACCGCCTCGCCCGAGTGCGTGAGCGTGAGGTCGAAGCGACGCCCGTCATGGGCGCTGCGGTGCTTCTCGACCAGGCCCTTGGCGACCATGCGGTTGACCGCCGCGGTGGCCGAGGGGACCCTGATGTCGGCGGCCTCGGCAAGCTGCGAGACCGAGATGGTGCCCGCACCGTGCAGGGTGGCATGGCCGATGGCGTCGAGCAGGTGGCTCTCGCTCACCGAGACGTCGAGGCCGTGGCCACGGTTCAGGAGCTGGCCCTCGAGCACGTCGATCGAGCCATAGGTCGCGGCCAGCAGGTCGTTGAGCTCGGCGGCGAACGAGGGGGTCAGGGGGACTCCGGAGCGGGCACGCTGGGCCATGGCGGCACCGAGCGTGGGCTCCGCCGCCTCGCGACGGCCCCTCTCCTGCTGTCCTGCCATCTGCCCCTCCCCTCCTCGGACGCACGCGACGCGACCGTGCCTCTCGGCATGATTAGTTAGTTAGGCTAACTAACTATATGGACCTAGAGGGGCTTTGGCAAGGGGGAGACCATGCTCCATGGAGCGTTCACAGGAGGCTGTGGGATGTAACGGACCGCCCGGCATCCACGACCCGTGAGCTGCGGTGATATGGACCTATGCCCGGCGGCGACGCAGGCGAAGGGCCAGCACGACCGCCAGGACGAGCCCCACGCCCACGACGAAGCCCACCCAGGCCGCGTCGTTCGAATGGACCCCGGTGGCCACGACGGCGGTCCTGGTGTTGGTGAAGTCGACGCCGGTCATGCCGGCTTTGGTGAACGTCACGGTCGCCAACTTGGTACCCGGGGTCATCGAGACGTACCCGACGCTGCCGTCCCGTTGAGCCATGGAACAGACATAGGGCGTGCTCGAGCTGGACCCGCTCGCCTGCGCATCGGTCTCGATGACGACGCAGGTGGTCGAGAGCTCCAGATTGGTGGCGACGAGGTACTGCCCGTCCGCGAGCGTGAAGGACTTCTCGATGTCCCCGTCAAAGGCGATGTCGCTTCCCACCTGATTGCCGTCCGCGTCGTAGACCCTGCCCGTACAGGCATCAGAGAAGTTCGCCGTGAACGAGAAGGACCTGGTCTTGTCGCCATAGTCGCCGGCCACGGTCTTGCCCACATAGAGGATGCCGGTCTCGGGCGTGTTGGGCAGCGTGTAGGTGGTCGTGCCGGTATCGGCATCGTAGGTGGTCGAGAAGACGTTCACCGTGGTCGTCGACTCGTCGATCTGCGTGAAGACGAACTTGTTGGGGTCGGCTGCCGCCGAGTTCACACAGACCTGCCATTCGCAGGTGGGCGCCGTGAAGCCGGTGGGGGTCGTCACCTCGACGATGCGACCATATCCGTCATCGAGGCCGCCACAGTCGACCAGGCCCGTGGACGTGCTGGTGTAGTCGTTGGTCTTGGTCGCGCTGTTCGGCACGATGGTCCAGTTCGAAGTGTCTGCCGCGAGCTCGGCATCAGTGAGATAGCCCGTCGGCGGCGTACCGCTCCCGATATAGCGGTACAGGTGGAAGGTCGCGCCCGCCAGTGGCAGCCCGTCGGTCGCGGACGTGGTCTTGTAGAACTGTAACTTGGTAGGCGGTTCGAAGTAGACGAACGTGTCGAGGTCGGCGTGGCCCGTCACGCTGTTGGCCCCGATGCCCAGGACGGGGTTGGTGTCATCGAAGAAGTAGCCGACCGAGGCGGCCGCCACCGTGGTGGACTCCGCGCCGCTCGCATACCCCTTGGCGATCGCGTGGTAGGCCACATGCTGGGCAGTAGGCACGGTGACCCCGATGGACGAGCCCGCCGTAAGCGAATCGATGACCTGGATGAGGCCACCGGACGAGAGGCTCACGTTGTTGTCGTCGGTCGTGTCCGCCGAGGCGGTGTTGCCATGGAGCAGGACGAGCCCGGTGACCTTGAGCGCGCCACCATCTGCCACACTCACCGCCCCGGCGCCGCTGGCGGTCCTGCAGTTCTGGACGGCGGCATCCTTGAGCGTGAGGGAGGCCCCGCTCGCGATCGTCACGGTCGAGGAGGCCGCGGTGCTCGCGCCGTCGATGACGAGGTTGTCCATCGTCTCGTAGGCACCAGCCACCGAGAGCATGGTGCCGGCATAGGAGGTGGCACGCGAGACCGCGGCCTCGTCCGACTCGCCGGTCGCCGGCTCGAAGACATGGGCCCCCGTCGCGGTCGCGGTGTCGGTGGGTGCCGTCGTGATGGTCACGCCGGTGACCGTGGAGGGCAGGGTCGCCGCCGAGGTGAGCGTATGGCTCTTGTAGACCTCGATGCGGTCATCGCTCTGGGCCGAGGCACAGGCGTCGGTCAGCGAGGCATAGATGCCGACCAGCTTGCCGTCGCGGATGATCTGGCAGGTCCCCTGTCCCCAGACGACCGCCGAAGCGGTCCCCGAGGCACCAATGAGCGTGATCCCACCCGTCGTGTTCTTGTCGTTGAAGAAGGTGTTCAGGCCAGAGGTGGTGTTGGCCGTCTCGGGCGAGGTGGTCGCGAACTGGACGCCCGACTTGAGCAGGTTGGCGTTTGGCGAGCAGATGCCCACCGAGGCGGCAGCACCCATGTCTCCCACCTTGAGGGACGTCGTGTCATAGACCGCGAGGTCGGCCTTCTCCTCGCTGGTGGTGCCGCCCTTGTAGGTGTTGCCGGTGATGGTGGGGGTCCCAGAGATGTAGAAGATGCCGTGGCTGCCGGCATTGAAGCCGCCGACGGCGCCCACGGTCGACCCTCCCGTGGTCTCGGTGCCGGTGCAGTTGTTCCCTGTGATGACCGGAGAGCCAGATATCGTGACCGTGCTGCTCGTCCGTGCGCTGATGGCCGCGCCGTTGCGCCCGGAGGAGTTCCCGGTGATCTGCGCCGTCCCGCCGACGGACACGGTCCCCACACTCGTGAAGATCGCGCCACCGTCAAACCATGCGCTGCATCCGGAGATGGTGCCACCGGTCATGCTGAAGCTGCCTGTGCTCGAGAAGACGCTCACCGCGCCACCATGTGACCCCTTGCAGTTCTCGATGGTGCCACCGGACATGTTCATCTTCCCGGTACCGGAGACGGAGAACGGGCCGCAGGAATACTCGGAGGAATTTCCGTTTCCGCAGCCGCTCACGGTGGTGCCGGTGAGGTTGATGGTGCCGCTGTCCACATACGCGACGGCACCGCCTCTTATGAAGTCCCTTGGCGCGCTGATGTTGCAGTTTGAGATGGTCCCGCCGGCCAGGTTCAGCGTGGCACCGCCGGTCACGTTGAAGACGGCCCCGGCAGTCTTATTGGCGGTGTCACCGATGCCGGTGATGGTGGTGGTGCCGCCGACGGTGGTGGTGCCGCCGGTGAGCGAGACGAGCGAGGTGGTCCGGTCCGTGGTGCCGGTGAGCGCGCAGTCGGTGAGCGTCGTGGTGCCGGAGGTGGTGATGGAGGCGGCCTTGGCCGTGTCGATGCTGCAGCCGGTGAAGGCGTCCGTGCCCGTGAGGGCGCAGGTGCCACCCGTGAGCTGGATGTCGGTCGCCGACCCCTTGGACCCGGTGACGGTGCACCCGTCGAGGGAGAGGCTGCCGGCGCTCGTGATGTAGCTGGTGCCGTCGATGGTGATGGTGCAGTTCTTGAAGACGAGGCTGCCGCCGCTCGAGCAGTCGAGGTGACTGCCGTTGGTGAGGTTGATGGTCATGTTCTCGAACGTGGTGGTGCCCGTGCCCGAGGCGAACGAGGTCCCATCGAGCGCGAGCGCATAGCTCGTCGTCGGCGTGCCATCCAATGGCGTGCTGCACATGTACTTGCTATAGGTCCCCGCAGAGAAGGACGCCCCCGAGATGCTGCCGTCCGCAAGCATCGCGAATCCGGCGATCGAAGTCCCGTATTCGGAGGATGCCCATTGCGACGCCGCGCCCTTTATGGCTGTCATCGTGGTCTGCGAGCCCTCGACGAACTTGCTGTTGGTGGTGTCCCATGAGACCACGTCCACATCGTCCGTCGCCATGGTCATGAGCCCCTCGTCATCGCTCATGAGCCCCTCGTCATCGCTCATGAGCATGATGCCCGCGTCGGACGAGTCTGCCACCTCGGTGCCTGCTGCGGTGTCGGCGTCGCTGGATGCGCTGGCCTCGGTCGTCGCAGAGGACGCCGAGTCCGGCGAGGTCGCCTGCGCCGTGGTGGATTCGGTCGTGGCAGCCTCGGCAACGGCCGCGGATTCGGTCGCAGCCAGAGGGGTACCTGCCGCACGCGCGGCAGTGGCACGACCACCCGCCACGCCTGTGACGCAGACCAGCAGCACGACGACGAGGGCAAGGGGCAACAGCCCCGTCAGGACCTGCCGGCGGGCAAGGTGCCGAGGGCGATACGGACGTTGGGGCACATGGGTTCCCCGCTGCTTCCTCATGTGCCCCTCCCCTCGCGCTCGGCCCGGGCCCGACAGGCCGACCCGTCGCATCTGCATAATCAAAAGTATTTTACTCCCCTATCGCTTCATCCGTGCAGCTCAAGACAGCGGCACAGCAGAGCGGGCCACCCGCCAGAGGCAGGTGGCCCGCTCGATGGTCCAGACGCACGTTCGGGAAGCTAGTCCTCGACGAGCTCGAACTGGTCAGGACCGACGCCGCACATCGGGCAGACGAAGTCCTCGGGAAGCTCGGGGGTGTCGACGGTGACCTCATAGCCGCAGACGGTGCAACGGAACGTGTACTTCTTCTCGTCAGCCATGCTTTCCTCCTGGGATGTCATGTGTGTTCAGAGGCGCACCCTTCGTGCGCTCACGGCTAGTCTACCCCACACGACGAGCTTCAGACGCTCATATGTTTGTCTGTTCATAGCATTTGCATCGCAGGTCAGTGCTTGACGACGAGCCGCTCATCGAGAGGCTTGTACTCGAGCGGGCCGGGCTC
This genomic stretch from Atopobiaceae bacterium harbors:
- a CDS encoding rubredoxin, producing the protein MADEKKYTFRCTVCGYEVTVDTPELPEDFVCPMCGVGPDQFELVED
- a CDS encoding beta-ketoacyl-ACP synthase 3, which produces MSFHIMGTGSYLPARSVTNDELSAFLDTSDEWIRERTGIHARRVCTTETLDDLAVGAAERALADAGVEASDLDLLICSTTSADHLMPAEACVIQERIGATCPAYDISAACAGFVFALDVADGTFCRGRAERILVVSAERCSRYLDWSDRATCVLFGDGAAAAVLGAGGESPLALKLATSGDAAALDVPGLAGTSPFYEGPATDPFLSMAGRRVFKFGVNAIVDATRGLAEEAGIGLDDIDHFVFHQANRRILDAAVTRLGIDGARVAHTLAETGNISSACIPLALDRLSSAGELADGDLVALVGFGAGLDVGSCLLRWGPPGREAAPARA
- a CDS encoding MarR family transcriptional regulator, whose product is MAGQQERGRREAAEPTLGAAMAQRARSGVPLTPSFAAELNDLLAATYGSIDVLEGQLLNRGHGLDVSVSESHLLDAIGHATLHGAGTISVSQLAEAADIRVPSATAAVNRMVAKGLVEKHRSAHDGRRFDLTLTHSGEAVFRLHAIFHQHMAEAVAGDMTSEEREILLEGIRRLEHFYAEAREA